AATTTAGGCAGGGTTATTCTCCACCTAAATAAAATATGAAGTCGTCGTTGCGTCGTCGTAATAAAAGCATAAACCACTATCTTAGTGGGAAATACTATTGGTAGTGTTTGATGATTTACGCATAATTTACGATTACATTGACAGTGATTGTGTCAAGTAATCACCATAATCTTCAGAATTGGCGATATTTGCAAATAATTTATGTCACTGGCCATAGTAATGGGTGGGCTCTGATTTGGCTGCCATTTTTACTACAGGATTCTACTGGtcccaaaggcatggcatgagtaCCTTTTACATCCACATGATGTTTTTCTAATTCTAGTGGATCATTCAATAACCTTTTAGTTGTTAGGTTTCCTGCAAATATGAATTGTGCACTAGTTTTTTCTGACTATATAAACCGTTCCTGACCTGACGTGACCAAACCATAGCCTTCAAGAAACAGCACGTATAATACTATCCAAACTTCAATCGAATCTCAAGGTGGAGATTTCCCAGGTATGACTCTTTGTTCAGGCTAGTTTCTTCTTGGTCATGATCATCTTTTAATCTTTGACCATTAACTTCATGAAATTCCTATGCATGTGCCTCTGTCAAGTTAATTCAGACACCATGAAAGAGCAACTGAAAGCAAGCAGGATTAAGATCTTGGCTGCCTTGCTGGTCTTCGCCATGGTTACTCAAGGCTTGGCGATTCGGGTCAAGGGGACGGTGAGGAATGACATCACCGACGAGGCTGTCAGCGCAAAAACCACCCTCGGTGCAGGCAGCAGCACAACCGTTGACAACCACCATGCAATCCCACGGGACCAGTATAGTAGCCATGGAGGAGAGGACGGATCAGGTGGCAGTGGTGGTGATACTACAAAGAACTAGTGCCATTCTCTGAGACTGTTCTGTTCGCCCAAGATATATATTCTGATCTCTAATGTTATATTGTATAGATGCCAGCAGCGCTAATATTATTACTATTCATGCCTACATGAAAATAAGCTGCTTAAGGGAAGAGTAATGTCGAAGATAATATGCTTGTTATTTACATCCTCACTGAAGGAAAAAGCTATGTTTTGTTGGAAAAATAAAGAAGAAGCTATATATGTAATAGATGTGATATTCTCGCGCATGTGTGTAAGGAAACGTTCATGATTAACACGGCAGTCATCAATAAAATTCATGCATGCAATCTGTTGTTCAGGAAAGAACCAAATTAACTACATACTTATGGTTGAGTACCGATTAATCATGGTCTTATGCTTCAATTTCTATGTTACAAGAAAAATTGTCCTACATGTACTAAGGGCAACTCTAATCGATGCGTAAAACTTAATACCGGAAACTCCACCCCCAAAACTGAAATCCAGAAAACATTCTGGGTATTGTCGGAGGAAGATGAGGAAATGACGATGAAGTTGCGAGCCTCCTCATTACAAAAAAGGGTTTTCCCTCACTTTATATTATAAAGTAACCATTACCGATCACAAAACATCTGCTGGGTGAATAGCACATCAAGCCCagaagaaaagagaaagagaagagaaaCTAATGCCAATGACGGCAGCTCGACGAAACGTGGATGACCCGCCACTGATGTGCTCTCCAGAGTCGTCCCACTACACTCCTAGACTCCGTATCGCCGCGTACCaatcagcacctccaagaaggaatgcaACAACGACGACACTGCTGCCTAAacatgtcctagggtttcccccggtgtcgtagttctaagactgacagtagaatggggggtaggtatgaggaggcaagatttacgagttcatgccTTTCACGgtagaagtaatagccctacgtctcggtgcccggaggcggtcgactggattatatgtgtgtggagttacagggggtgcgaacccttgtccctgaggaggggggttggcttatatagagttcgccagacccctcccgccctcagttacacagggtttaaggtacataaagatggggcgtttCCGGTAATGCCAGTAATAAAGATACATAAACTTCAGTCGCAGGGTCGCTGCTattgcactcggatgcggtctcgacggagcctgtcgacaggtcgaacaggccgtagagagtttcgtcgggctcgattgtcgcgACTTGCGGGGTGGTCGACtgacgagccaccgcgtgtttcacccaccgctgaagccgctaCCGACCGGATCGATTGCATCGGGgaacagcggggagcgaggacaccacgggagccgactgatactgggtcgacgacaGTCGGAGAAGGATGCCGCGAACGCACGCATGAAAGTGCGTCGCCGCGCGGACAGGGAGCGTCTTGacgtcaaggggagcttcctgaagctaggcagagtcgtcggcaacgaagacgagcgcgccgagacagttctcgcggccctcagccaatccaccaccggaaaccatgatgacgggaatcggaaaaatcgcaacctcaccaaaaagtcactaagacacctgccccacggtgggcgccaactgtcgtagttctaagtctgacagtagaatggggggtaggtatgaggaggcaagatcccagctatggtgaagttgtacacacaagatttacgagttcatgcccttcacggtggaagtaatagccctacgtctcggtgcccggaggcggtcgactggattatatgtgtgtggagttacagggggtgcgaacccttgtccctgaggagggggtggcttatatagagttcgccagacccctcccgccctcagttacacagggtttaaggtacataaagatggggcatTTTCGGTAACGCCAGTAATAAAGAtacataaatgaccattaagtctATAGAGTAAATGTCCGACCGTTGCTGTACAGAGCGGCTTTCGATCTCCTGGTTGTCGCGTGACGACTctatggtcgagtgacattgaaTCCTCCGAGTGGAATGCTTtaggtcgagtggatgatgatatcCCTTGAAAgcttctgactttagggtgatgtcttaggggagggtgtctaggtcaggcctatgaccctaccctaggtacatagcttcatcaccccgCACGCAGAGGGGAGTGCGGAAGGGTGCATCTGACGCCGTTcaggaaggaatggtggcacccacAGGCGTCATCGCGTCGGTGCCGGATGAGCCGGCAGGGATTTCTCCCACACCCAAAACACCACTAC
This region of Triticum aestivum cultivar Chinese Spring chromosome 2D, IWGSC CS RefSeq v2.1, whole genome shotgun sequence genomic DNA includes:
- the LOC123048341 gene encoding uncharacterized protein; amino-acid sequence: MKEQLKASRIKILAALLVFAMVTQGLAIRVKGTVRNDITDEAVSAKTTLGAGSSTTVDNHHAIPRDQYSSHGGEDGSGGSGGDTTKN